Within Deltaproteobacteria bacterium, the genomic segment AGAGAGACGGCGACAAAGTCGTGCATGAGAGGGGCGCCGAGGAGGGAGGCCGCGGCGGCAAGGGCTGGGATGCCAGGTATGACCTCGAATGTGAGGTCTGCGTCTTTTGCTTCTGGCGGTCCCAAAGTAATGCCGCGCGAGGCCGCGATCTCGATGACGAGCCCTGCCATGCCGTAGATACCGGCGTCTCCGCTCGAGACCAGGGCTACGCGCCTTCCTTTCCGTGCCTCATCCACGGCCAGGGCGCATCTTTCCACCTCTGAGCGCATTCCGGTGGAGACGACCCTCTTGCCCTGGATAAGGGGCGCGATGAGTTCCAGATAGGTCTTGTATCCGATGACTGTGTCAGCGGCCTCGATCGCCTCTACGGCCCTCGGTGTCATGTGCTCCAGGGCCCCCGGCCCGATGCTTACGATGTAGAGCATAGTCTCGCCACGGCAATGGTCACGTTTTTTGTCTTTTTTTTGGGGACAAGGAGCCGGGAGGCGCAGGAGGCGGCAAGGGCCGCTGCCTCTGCCACACTCGGTGTTCCCATGTGCCGCCTCACCGTCTCGGACGGGTTGGGGACGCTCATCGCCTTGAGCGTCGCAGCAGGGAACCACATGATTCGGGCATGAAGTCCCTGGGCCGCCTCGAGGATTCCGGGTTCATCCTGTTTCTCCGAGACAGTCGCGAGAACGGCCACGGAAAGGGGGGAGAGATCCGCATCGCGAAGGACATCGTGGATGAGATCCAGGATCTCATGTGCCCCGGTTCCACGATTGCAGCCTACGCCGAGGACGAGCGTCCGGGGCCGGAGGACGAGCCAGCCTGAAGGAAGATCCCTCGGAGATTCCCCTGCGTACACCGTCGGCTGACTGACCTGGCCTTCTTCAGGGATATCGCCAGAAAATGCGAAAAGGCCCTGGTGAGCTGCGAGATGCGTGCTCAAGATCCCCATCGGATCCACTACCCTGACGGGCCTTCCCTCGAGTAGGGCGGAGTGGACCGTCCGAACGGCGATGAGGTTTTCGATGCGGCATCCGGTCTCCTGGGCCAGGATATCGAAGGCAGGCAGGCCGTGCGTGTCAGTGGCCGTGGTAATAACAGGTGTTCCTCCTGTGATGGACGCCACCTCCCTTGCGAGCTGGTTCGCCCCGCCCATATGGCCGGAAAGAAGGCTCACAGCAAAGCGCCCTTCTTCGTCCATCACGACCACGGCCGGATCCCGGTCCTTTCCCTGGAGAAGATTGGCGATCCCGCGGACCACGATGCCGCAGGCCATGACGCAGACAAGATCCCTGGATTCGTGAAAGGCGTCCCTGGCAGCCTCGGCAAGGCGCGTGAAGGGAATGGCGCCGGGTTCCATGGCCGCGATCCGTTCCGGAAGGCGAAGACGGGTGGGACGGGCCAGACCCTGTGCGATCCTTCGGGCCAGCCTTGCCCCCCGTTCGGTGAGGGCAGCCACGTCAACCGCCTTCACCGGTCCGAAATCCATGGGAGAATTTCCTGTCATAGAGGCGGGAACGGGCCGTGCCGCCTTCGAGGGCAGGCCCCACGAGAATGATTGCCTGGCGCGTGATGTCCGCTTTCTCCACCTTTTCCGCGATGTCTGAAAGGGTGCCGAAGAGGATCCGCTCGTCCGGCCAGCTCACCCGGTGGGCCACGACGACAGGGGTTTCAGGGGGATAGGATGCGAGGAGGTCATGTACGACCTGCCGGATTCGGGCCGCACTCAGATAGATGGCCATGGTGGCACCGTGGGCCGCGAGCGACTCCAGGGCCTCGGCCCTGGGCACAGGGGTCCTTCCGGCAGCACGGGTGAGGATCACGGTCTGGGTGAGTTCCGGGATGGTGAGTTCCCTGCGTATGGCTGCGGCCGTAGCAAAGGCAGCCGTCACCCCTGGGATGACCTGAAAGGCCACCTTTTCTGCATGCAGGAGGTCCATCTGCTCCTGAATGGCCCCGTAGAGGGCCGGGTCTCCAGAATGGACACGGACGACCCTGCGACCTTTTCGATAGCCTTCAATCATGCGGGATACGATCTCATCGAGCGCAAGGGGGGCCGTGTCCACCCTCTCGGCGTCCGTCTTGCCCCACGCAAGGACCGCTTCGCTTACCAGGGAGCCAGCGTAGAGGATGAGATCCGCCGCCTCAAGGGCGCGTTTTCCCTTGACTGTCACGAGCTCCGGGTCCCCTGGGCCAGCCCCGAGGAAGATGACCGGGTGAAAGGTCACGGGTTTTCCCCTTTCGTTCCGGCGATGATCCAGACCGGGTTCATGGCCTTTACGAAGACGTCTCCTGCAAGGGGCTCACCGCGTCCCACCTGGACGAGGGTCACCTCCGGCGTGCAACCCACGGCCTTCAGGGTGTCCATGGCAGTGGAAAGGGTCCGCATGAGGACCGCGCTTGCCACAACCCTCCCGCCTGGCTGGAGCCTTTTCCACGAAGACCGGATGATCTCTTCAAGCATATCGGTAGAGCCTCCCACAAAGACCCGATCCGGATCGGGAAGGGCATGGAGACAGGCCGGGGCCTCGCCGGCCACTGGTATGACGCATGTGCACGCGAAGTTGTCCAGGTTGCGCCTGATGAGAACCACGCGGGCCGGGTCCTTTTCCACGGCATAGACCCTGCCGCCCGGGGCAAGCAGTGTGGCCTCGATGGCGATCGAGGCACATCCGGCCCCCACGTCCCAGAGGGTCAGGCCAGGGGAGAGGGCGAGTTTGGCAAGGATCACGGCCCGGACCTCGGCCTTGGTGACGAGTCCCCGTTCGTGGGCATAGGAGTCATCCGGCATGCCGAGATGGAAGGAGCAGGGGGATTCTGGCGGACGGCCCTTGATGAATACCATGGTGAGCCGGGAAAACCGTGCCGATTCCGCCTCTTCGAGCCCCATCCAGCGGATACGTTCATCCTCCATGCCCAGGTCCTCGAGAACACAGATCTGATCGGTCCTGCCCAATTCCCGAAGGTAGCGCGCGATCGCGCCAGGGCCGTTCACAGGGTCCGTATAGACCATAACCGACTTTTTGGAACAAAGGGCCTCGTTCAGGGCGGAAAGGTCTTTACGTCCGTGCAGACTCACGACCATGACGTCCGAGAGGGACTGTTTCAGGCGGGCGCAGGCGGCCTGCACCGCAGTGACGTTGGGGTGGATGATGACGTTTTCCTGGCCGAGTTCACGGACAAGCCTTGGGGCGATGCCAAACAGGTTCGGGTCACCTGATGCAAGTACCACGACCTGTTTTTCATGCGCGCAGGACCTGATCCTCGAGATCGCCGCATCGAGCCCGCCCTCGAGAAGGATCCTGTCTGCCGGGTGCTCCGGAAAGAAGGCGAGGTGTCTGCTGCCTCCTGCGAGGACCTCGGCCTCCTCGATGATTCGGCGATGGGCCTCCGTGAGGTCTTTCGGGGACATGCCCATGCCAACCACGTGGACGGGCCTCATGATCCCTTCTCCGGAGAATTTTCCTGGAGAAAACGCCTCCTGCACTCCTCACTGCAAAAATAATGTGTCTCACCCCAGGTCCGGAGCATGAGGGCGTCCCGCTTTGGGCAATAGACGCCGCAGACCGGATCCCTGACGAGTTCGTCCTGAATGGGAGAGGGTCTCCTCTGCTCGGCATAGGGCCTTTGGGTGGCCTGACGCGTAAATACCCTCTTAAAGAGGAGATAGATGAGAAAACAGATAAGAAAGTACAGGAGAAAGCGGGTCATTCTTCTGATGTCTCACCAAAGGGCCGGTCTGCCTGGCCATGGGCGGGAAGGTCCTCAAAAAGTGCCCTGACGGTCCGGCCCGTGCCTGTGCCCGGCTGAGAACGCTTACAGGGCACCAGGAAATCCGGGGCGATCTCTGCCCAGGGCGCAAGCACGAAGCGGCGTTCCTGAAGCCTTGGATGGGGGATGGAAAGGCCATCTTCCTCTATGACGAGCCCGTTGTATGCGAGGATATCGAGGTCAATTGTCCTGTCCGGCCCCCTGGATCGGTCCCGGCCCAAGGCCTTTTCGATGGCGCTGAGTTCGTCGAGGAGTTCGCGTGGGCCCAAATCCGTCCGGATCTCGGCAACGGCGTTCAGGAACCAGTGATCTGTTTTCACGCCTACGGGTTCGGTCTCATGGAGACGCGAGGTCTGTATGAGTTGGATTCGAGGGTGTCTGTCCAAGAGTTCCAGGGCCATTACGATGTTTTTGCCCCTGTCCCCCAGGTTGGATCCGAGCCCGATGAAAATTTGATGTCTCAAGACCTTCAAAGGATGCCGCGCATACGGGATAAGGCCTCCTCAAGGCGTTCTTCAGAGACCGTAAGGGCCATACGGACGTATCCCTCGCCCGGATCCCCGAATCCGTTTCCAGGCGTGCAGACGATCCCGGCCTTCTCGAGAAGAAGGGCGGAAAAGGAGGTCGATGTATGCCCGTTTGGCACGGGTGTCCAGACGTAAAAGGTCGCCTTGGGGGATGGGGCGTCGATTCCGAGTGCGCGAAGCCCCTTGACAAGGACGTCCCTGCGCCTCGTGTAGATCGCCCTCATCTCTCGAATGGCCGACTGGTCGCTTTCAAGCGCGGCCACGGCCGCGTCCTGGACGGCGCCGAACTGGCCTGAGTCCAGATTCGACTTGGCCTTGGCCAGACCCGCGACGAGTTCCGGGTTTCCGATGGCAAAACCGATGCGCCACCCCGTCATGTTGAACGTCTTTGAGAGGGAGTGGAACTCGATGGCCACGTCCCGTGCCCCAGGTGTCTCGAGGATGCTCGGGGCCGTATAGCCGTCATAGGTCATTTCGCTGTAGGCCGCGTCATGACACAGGATGAGACCGTGCTCCTGGGCAAATGCTACTGCCCTTTCGAAGAACTCCGGAGGGGCCACTGCTGCTGTAGGATTGTTGGGGTAGTTGATCCAGAGGACCTTCGCCCTTTTTAGGACCCCTGAGGGAATGGAGTCCAGATCAGGGAGGAATGCGTTTTCCCTACGGAGGGGGAGAAAGTGGGTCTCGCCACCGGCGAAAAGGGTCCCTATGTGATAAACGGGATAGGCTGGGGTCGGGACGAGGACCACATCTCCAGGATCCACGAATGCGATTGGGAAATGCCCGATGCCTTCTTTAGACCCTATGAGGGAGACGACCTCTTGGTCCGGATCAAGATCGAGGCCGAAGCGCCGCCTGCACCAGTCAGCGGCTGCCTGCCGAAAACGGGCGGAACCCTTGGAGGACGGATACCGG encodes:
- the cobJ gene encoding precorrin-3B C(17)-methyltransferase, translating into MLYIVSIGPGALEHMTPRAVEAIEAADTVIGYKTYLELIAPLIQGKRVVSTGMRSEVERCALAVDEARKGRRVALVSSGDAGIYGMAGLVIEIAASRGITLGPPEAKDADLTFEVIPGIPALAAAASLLGAPLMHDFVAVSLSDLLTPWEDIKRRVELAAEGDFVIVLYNPKSSRRDWQLGAVREVLLHHRGPETPVGIVSRAMREGERTLVTTLHDLAGHEIDMQTIVIVGNSATFVHCGYMVTPRGYGRKYELRGQLSRGMEIS
- a CDS encoding cobalamin biosynthesis protein, which codes for MDFGPVKAVDVAALTERGARLARRIAQGLARPTRLRLPERIAAMEPGAIPFTRLAEAARDAFHESRDLVCVMACGIVVRGIANLLQGKDRDPAVVVMDEEGRFAVSLLSGHMGGANQLAREVASITGGTPVITTATDTHGLPAFDILAQETGCRIENLIAVRTVHSALLEGRPVRVVDPMGILSTHLAAHQGLFAFSGDIPEEGQVSQPTVYAGESPRDLPSGWLVLRPRTLVLGVGCNRGTGAHEILDLIHDVLRDADLSPLSVAVLATVSEKQDEPGILEAAQGLHARIMWFPAATLKAMSVPNPSETVRRHMGTPSVAEAAALAASCASRLLVPKKKTKNVTIAVARLCSTS
- the cobM gene encoding precorrin-4 C(11)-methyltransferase: MTFHPVIFLGAGPGDPELVTVKGKRALEAADLILYAGSLVSEAVLAWGKTDAERVDTAPLALDEIVSRMIEGYRKGRRVVRVHSGDPALYGAIQEQMDLLHAEKVAFQVIPGVTAAFATAAAIRRELTIPELTQTVILTRAAGRTPVPRAEALESLAAHGATMAIYLSAARIRQVVHDLLASYPPETPVVVAHRVSWPDERILFGTLSDIAEKVEKADITRQAIILVGPALEGGTARSRLYDRKFSHGFRTGEGG
- the cbiE gene encoding precorrin-6y C5,15-methyltransferase (decarboxylating) subunit CbiE; this encodes MRPVHVVGMGMSPKDLTEAHRRIIEEAEVLAGGSRHLAFFPEHPADRILLEGGLDAAISRIRSCAHEKQVVVLASGDPNLFGIAPRLVRELGQENVIIHPNVTAVQAACARLKQSLSDVMVVSLHGRKDLSALNEALCSKKSVMVYTDPVNGPGAIARYLRELGRTDQICVLEDLGMEDERIRWMGLEEAESARFSRLTMVFIKGRPPESPCSFHLGMPDDSYAHERGLVTKAEVRAVILAKLALSPGLTLWDVGAGCASIAIEATLLAPGGRVYAVEKDPARVVLIRRNLDNFACTCVIPVAGEAPACLHALPDPDRVFVGGSTDMLEEIIRSSWKRLQPGGRVVASAVLMRTLSTAMDTLKAVGCTPEVTLVQVGRGEPLAGDVFVKAMNPVWIIAGTKGENP
- a CDS encoding transcriptional regulator, whose amino-acid sequence is MTRFLLYFLICFLIYLLFKRVFTRQATQRPYAEQRRPSPIQDELVRDPVCGVYCPKRDALMLRTWGETHYFCSEECRRRFLQENSPEKGS
- the folK gene encoding 2-amino-4-hydroxy-6-hydroxymethyldihydropteridine diphosphokinase; the encoded protein is MRHQIFIGLGSNLGDRGKNIVMALELLDRHPRIQLIQTSRLHETEPVGVKTDHWFLNAVAEIRTDLGPRELLDELSAIEKALGRDRSRGPDRTIDLDILAYNGLVIEEDGLSIPHPRLQERRFVLAPWAEIAPDFLVPCKRSQPGTGTGRTVRALFEDLPAHGQADRPFGETSEE
- a CDS encoding LL-diaminopimelate aminotransferase; translated protein: MAFQPSEKLKKLPPYLFVELDRKKAEVMARGVDVIDLGIGDPDLPTPDFIVESMVHAVRDTKNHRYPSSKGSARFRQAAADWCRRRFGLDLDPDQEVVSLIGSKEGIGHFPIAFVDPGDVVLVPTPAYPVYHIGTLFAGGETHFLPLRRENAFLPDLDSIPSGVLKRAKVLWINYPNNPTAAVAPPEFFERAVAFAQEHGLILCHDAAYSEMTYDGYTAPSILETPGARDVAIEFHSLSKTFNMTGWRIGFAIGNPELVAGLAKAKSNLDSGQFGAVQDAAVAALESDQSAIREMRAIYTRRRDVLVKGLRALGIDAPSPKATFYVWTPVPNGHTSTSFSALLLEKAGIVCTPGNGFGDPGEGYVRMALTVSEERLEEALSRMRGIL